The Ralstonia wenshanensis genome includes a region encoding these proteins:
- a CDS encoding AraC family transcriptional regulator, protein MDALSDVLTLLKPVSYAFRGLDAGERWALSYPAGTGIKCYAVYSGACWLRVQGIDTAMYLRAGDFVLLAQGRAFRFDSQADVPAIDAEDFFSKVPVGEFGIIDGGGHCSGVGGYFDFVGRHAERLLGELPAVLHFTSETDKATLRTSIERLMRELREPAPGSVLIAEHVAQTLLVEALRLHLVQGTTAGPGWLLALADNRMNAVLSAMHSEPGKRWTLESLAQEAGMSRSSFAAHFKARVGMPALEYLTLWRMLTAADRLAKGREKISALAPALGYESESAFGAAFKRVMGCAPRQYIHDLRNGGDERELWFSELPRNS, encoded by the coding sequence ATGGATGCTTTATCTGATGTTCTGACACTGTTGAAGCCGGTGAGCTATGCATTCCGCGGGCTGGATGCAGGCGAGCGATGGGCTCTTAGCTACCCAGCGGGCACCGGCATAAAGTGCTACGCCGTCTATTCAGGGGCCTGCTGGTTGCGAGTACAGGGTATCGACACGGCAATGTATCTCCGCGCGGGTGATTTCGTGCTGCTAGCCCAGGGGCGGGCATTCCGGTTCGATTCCCAGGCTGACGTTCCCGCGATTGATGCCGAAGATTTTTTTTCCAAAGTGCCGGTTGGCGAGTTCGGGATCATTGACGGAGGGGGGCATTGCTCCGGTGTCGGAGGCTACTTTGACTTCGTTGGAAGGCATGCAGAGCGCCTTCTCGGAGAACTGCCGGCTGTACTCCACTTCACCAGCGAGACTGATAAAGCGACATTGCGAACGTCTATCGAGCGGCTCATGCGCGAATTGCGGGAACCTGCCCCAGGGAGTGTATTGATCGCTGAGCATGTTGCGCAGACATTGCTTGTCGAAGCCCTCCGGTTGCATCTCGTACAGGGCACAACAGCAGGTCCGGGTTGGCTGCTTGCGCTGGCTGATAACCGAATGAATGCCGTCTTAAGTGCGATGCATTCTGAGCCGGGAAAACGTTGGACGCTGGAGAGCCTAGCGCAGGAAGCAGGCATGTCGCGGTCCAGCTTTGCCGCTCACTTCAAAGCAAGGGTAGGGATGCCAGCACTCGAGTACCTCACCCTTTGGCGCATGCTGACAGCGGCCGACCGCTTGGCCAAGGGCCGTGAAAAAATATCTGCCCTTGCGCCTGCTCTTGGTTACGAATCGGAGAGCGCTTTCGGTGCCGCCTTCAAGAGGGTAATGGGTTGCGCGCCGCGTCAATACATCCACGACCTTCGTAACGGGGGCGACGAGCGTGAACTTTGGTTTTCAGAGTTACCACGCAACTCCTGA
- a CDS encoding porin, which translates to MGNSHAQVSTSSLTLYGIVDSAIQYVKFDRPISPTLQAASGNLQASRLGFRGTEDLGGGYKANFQLEMGFNTYTGVAGGNTLWNRGSTVGLSSPYGSVDLGNMYLPIYWVFLGSDVATYGLANPSAIMSLEHTVTLGKSGTGGFYPNAIRYRTPDLNGFSSEIGYSFGSENAGFQSEAGRNEGLNLQYKRGPLWVGYGVNHYRYYANGTTNDASSQITHVVSGSYDFGSFVLGGNYLYTKRTDSTNFFASAEMVNAKVPFGPGDIDIGVARRIENGGARAMAYNIGYVYFLSKRTQLYGYAAYIQNNGQSTQGFGLLGSAYAVVQPGFKPWAVTGGLRTSF; encoded by the coding sequence ATGGGGAACAGTCATGCACAGGTTTCGACGTCCTCGCTTACGTTGTATGGGATCGTCGATTCGGCCATCCAATATGTGAAGTTCGATCGCCCCATCAGTCCGACGCTGCAAGCCGCGAGCGGCAACCTGCAAGCATCGCGCCTGGGCTTTCGCGGCACGGAGGATCTTGGTGGTGGGTACAAGGCCAACTTCCAGTTGGAAATGGGCTTCAACACGTACACCGGGGTGGCAGGCGGCAACACGCTGTGGAACCGAGGATCGACCGTTGGGCTCTCGTCGCCCTACGGTAGCGTCGATCTCGGGAACATGTATCTGCCAATCTACTGGGTGTTCCTTGGATCGGATGTCGCAACCTACGGGTTGGCCAACCCTTCGGCAATCATGAGCCTGGAGCACACGGTCACTCTGGGCAAATCCGGCACCGGCGGCTTCTATCCAAATGCCATTCGTTACCGCACACCGGATTTGAACGGCTTCTCCAGCGAGATCGGCTACTCGTTCGGCTCGGAAAACGCAGGCTTCCAATCCGAAGCTGGCCGCAACGAAGGCCTCAATCTCCAGTACAAGCGTGGGCCGCTGTGGGTCGGCTACGGTGTCAACCACTACCGTTACTACGCAAACGGCACGACCAACGATGCCTCGTCTCAGATCACGCACGTTGTGTCGGGCTCGTATGACTTCGGCTCTTTCGTACTGGGCGGAAACTATCTCTATACCAAACGCACGGACAGCACCAACTTCTTTGCCTCTGCCGAAATGGTGAATGCGAAGGTGCCGTTTGGGCCGGGTGACATTGACATCGGCGTGGCGCGACGCATTGAGAACGGCGGCGCGCGCGCAATGGCTTACAACATCGGCTATGTGTACTTCTTGTCCAAGCGCACCCAGCTGTACGGATATGCCGCGTATATCCAGAACAACGGCCAATCCACGCAAGGTTTCGGGTTGCTGGGCTCAGCTTACGCAGTCGTGCAGCCCGGCTTCAAGCCTTGGGCGGTAACGGGTGGGCTGCGTACCTCGTTCTGA
- a CDS encoding SDR family NAD(P)-dependent oxidoreductase: MSHATYPSLAQRVVFISGGASGIGAALVDAFVQQGARVAFCDVDMEAAHALCAHYPEATRPVAYPCDVTDIPGYQSVLDHVMDAWGPIRVLVNNAGRDTRHSLQELTTQQWDDILAVNLRHHVFATQRVAPAMAAAGGGSIINLGSISWLRGRPNLVGYTASKAAISGISRTLARELGESNIRVNALLPGAVVTERQSALWRDAAADQRFIDLQCLKFRVEPRHIADMALFLASDQAEAITGQSVIVDAGLAQVSVVG, from the coding sequence ATGAGCCACGCAACCTACCCCAGCCTTGCGCAGCGTGTCGTATTCATTTCTGGTGGCGCTTCCGGTATCGGTGCGGCACTGGTCGACGCATTCGTCCAGCAAGGCGCGCGGGTCGCGTTTTGCGATGTCGATATGGAAGCCGCACACGCCCTGTGCGCTCACTATCCCGAAGCGACCCGCCCCGTTGCGTACCCCTGTGATGTCACGGACATCCCCGGCTACCAAAGCGTGCTGGACCACGTGATGGACGCGTGGGGCCCGATCCGCGTGCTGGTCAACAATGCCGGGCGGGACACCCGGCACAGCCTGCAGGAACTCACCACACAGCAATGGGATGACATCCTGGCCGTGAACCTGCGGCACCACGTGTTTGCCACGCAGCGCGTCGCACCCGCCATGGCGGCAGCCGGGGGCGGATCCATCATCAATCTCGGCTCGATCTCGTGGCTGCGTGGCCGCCCGAACCTGGTGGGCTACACCGCCTCCAAAGCGGCGATTTCCGGAATTTCGCGCACGCTGGCGCGCGAACTTGGGGAGAGCAACATCCGCGTCAATGCCCTCCTGCCGGGCGCCGTGGTCACCGAGCGGCAGTCCGCGCTATGGCGTGACGCCGCCGCAGACCAGCGTTTCATCGATCTGCAGTGCCTGAAGTTCCGCGTCGAGCCTAGGCATATCGCCGATATGGCGCTGTTCCTCGCCTCCGACCAAGCCGAAGCCATCACCGGGCAGAGCGTCATCGTCGACGCTGGACTTGCCCAGGTGTCAGTCGTCGGCTAA
- a CDS encoding aldose 1-epimerase, translated as MAMPSEIQCPPRCIAIADRDWRVSICPEIGGAIVTATWRGRPIFHDRSAEALDSLNVRRMGCYPLVPYSNRIGHACFEWEGTTQTLRPNFPGEPHAIHGFGWQRAWGVEWATDTTVALTLRHSPDADWPYACSIRQTLSLNEASLALTLEMTNEHSTPVPAGLGWHPFFPMSTATRLQTRWERMLDMDPDHLPYQDIPVPLRFNFAHGQPMSDIEVDHCFAGWRGSATIRQDDYVVDLQSAGTPAAVLMRQHGQGFFALEPVSHVNNALQFAPSRALGPMHALAAGQTMRIAMRIAAQALEPDTY; from the coding sequence ATGGCCATGCCCAGCGAAATCCAGTGCCCCCCGCGCTGCATCGCGATCGCCGATCGGGACTGGCGCGTCAGCATCTGCCCCGAGATTGGCGGCGCGATCGTGACCGCCACATGGCGGGGCCGCCCCATCTTTCATGACCGATCGGCTGAAGCACTAGACTCGCTTAACGTGCGTCGGATGGGTTGCTACCCGCTGGTGCCCTACTCCAACCGGATTGGACACGCATGCTTCGAATGGGAAGGGACAACGCAGACGCTACGTCCAAATTTCCCGGGGGAGCCACATGCCATCCATGGGTTCGGTTGGCAACGAGCGTGGGGAGTCGAGTGGGCAACTGATACAACGGTCGCGCTGACGCTGCGGCACAGCCCCGATGCCGACTGGCCCTATGCCTGCAGCATCCGCCAGACGCTGTCCCTGAATGAGGCTAGTCTGGCGCTGACGCTGGAGATGACCAACGAGCATTCCACGCCCGTCCCCGCAGGGCTGGGTTGGCATCCGTTTTTTCCGATGTCGACAGCCACCCGGTTGCAGACGCGTTGGGAGCGCATGCTGGACATGGACCCAGATCACCTGCCGTACCAGGACATTCCGGTCCCGCTCCGCTTCAATTTTGCCCACGGGCAACCTATGTCGGACATTGAGGTCGACCATTGCTTCGCCGGGTGGCGGGGCAGCGCAACCATCCGGCAGGACGACTATGTCGTGGATCTGCAATCTGCCGGCACACCTGCAGCGGTGCTGATGCGCCAGCATGGTCAGGGGTTCTTTGCCCTGGAACCTGTCAGTCATGTCAACAACGCGCTGCAGTTTGCGCCAAGCCGGGCGCTGGGCCCCATGCACGCGCTGGCTGCGGGACAAACCATGCGCATCGCTATGCGGATTGCGGCGCAAGCGCTGGAACCCGATACGTACTAA
- a CDS encoding carbohydrate ABC transporter permease: MNLFNVFFGGARLRLIAGALVVANGFFPAVWILLTSFKGEAELVQKPITYLPAAPTIANYVHAFTDQPLLLFLLNSAIVALCSTALAVLISAGAAYAIARLDLKFRGLILSAIIASSMFPLVTLLVPIFQIMRSLGLLNTYVALILPYTVLSLPVCTLVLVSFFQAIPRDLESAAMLDGCTRIGALCRIVFPLSAPGVFTAAILAFVNAWDEFLLALSLNSSPSFRTLPVGITLYQGEYAFPWPLIAAALVVAIVPVAALMALFQERVIGGLTSGGLKG; the protein is encoded by the coding sequence ATGAATCTGTTCAACGTCTTCTTTGGCGGTGCACGCCTGCGCCTGATCGCGGGTGCGCTGGTCGTCGCCAATGGCTTTTTCCCAGCAGTATGGATTCTCCTGACCTCGTTCAAGGGCGAGGCGGAGCTCGTCCAGAAACCGATCACGTATCTGCCGGCTGCCCCGACCATTGCCAACTACGTGCACGCCTTCACGGATCAGCCATTGCTGCTGTTCCTGCTCAACAGCGCCATCGTCGCCCTGTGTTCCACGGCGCTGGCCGTGCTGATCTCGGCCGGCGCGGCCTACGCCATTGCACGGCTCGATCTCAAGTTCCGAGGCCTGATCCTGTCGGCCATCATTGCGTCGTCAATGTTCCCGCTCGTGACGCTGCTGGTTCCGATCTTCCAGATCATGCGCAGCCTTGGACTCTTGAATACCTACGTCGCGCTGATCCTGCCCTATACGGTGCTGAGTCTGCCGGTTTGTACGCTCGTGCTTGTCAGCTTCTTCCAGGCCATTCCACGCGACCTCGAGTCTGCGGCCATGCTCGACGGCTGCACGCGGATCGGTGCGCTGTGTCGCATAGTCTTCCCGCTGTCCGCCCCGGGCGTGTTCACAGCGGCCATCCTGGCGTTCGTCAACGCCTGGGATGAATTCCTGCTGGCGCTCTCGCTGAATTCCTCGCCGAGCTTCCGTACGTTGCCGGTCGGCATCACGCTGTACCAGGGCGAGTATGCGTTCCCCTGGCCGTTGATCGCGGCCGCTTTGGTGGTAGCGATCGTGCCAGTTGCAGCACTGATGGCACTTTTCCAAGAACGCGTGATTGGCGGGCTCACTTCGGGCGGCCTGAAAGGCTGA
- a CDS encoding carbohydrate ABC transporter permease: protein MNTVTSTQAPLSAPRRTRNWLDPSDRQLAVLLLAPTVLLLGLIVVYPIGKLLYNSLFEIRLSGGDAIQFVGLRNFADALQDPDVWNATKNTLLIALITVPGAFLVGLPLALLANLPFRVRWPIRLALLLPWALPLAFSGLIFAWFFNTDYGIVNDVLRRLGFAPVSFMLSPAWAFAAVCLTTIWKTSSFVALILLAGLQTIPRSLYEAAEVDGATKLQQFFQITLPMLVPSIVVAMIFRTITALQTFDIPYTMAHGGPGNSTTTLAMLINTTTIDYLDVGYGSAQAVLMFFISLVVSVVYLKFVRGEAK, encoded by the coding sequence ATGAACACTGTGACTTCGACACAGGCGCCCTTGTCCGCTCCCCGGCGCACGCGCAACTGGCTCGACCCGTCCGACCGGCAACTGGCAGTGCTGCTGTTGGCGCCAACGGTGCTGTTGCTTGGGCTGATCGTGGTGTACCCGATCGGCAAGCTGCTCTACAACAGTCTGTTCGAGATCCGCCTGTCGGGTGGGGACGCGATCCAGTTCGTGGGGCTGCGCAACTTCGCTGACGCGCTGCAGGATCCGGACGTCTGGAATGCCACGAAGAATACGCTGCTGATCGCCCTGATCACGGTGCCTGGCGCGTTCCTGGTCGGGCTACCGCTGGCGCTGCTTGCCAACCTGCCGTTTCGCGTGCGCTGGCCGATCCGGCTGGCACTGCTGCTGCCGTGGGCCCTGCCACTGGCGTTTTCGGGCCTGATCTTCGCGTGGTTCTTCAACACCGACTACGGCATCGTCAACGACGTGCTGCGGCGCCTTGGCTTTGCACCGGTATCGTTCATGCTGAGCCCCGCTTGGGCCTTTGCCGCGGTCTGTCTGACCACGATCTGGAAGACATCATCGTTCGTGGCGTTGATCCTGCTTGCCGGTCTGCAAACCATTCCACGTTCGCTGTATGAGGCAGCGGAAGTAGACGGTGCAACCAAACTGCAGCAGTTCTTCCAGATCACGCTGCCCATGCTGGTGCCGTCCATCGTGGTCGCAATGATCTTCCGCACCATCACCGCGCTGCAGACCTTCGATATTCCATACACGATGGCACACGGCGGTCCAGGCAACAGCACGACTACGCTGGCGATGCTGATCAATACCACCACCATCGACTATCTCGATGTCGGCTACGGCTCGGCGCAGGCAGTGCTGATGTTCTTCATCTCGCTCGTGGTCAGCGTGGTGTATCTCAAGTTCGTTCGCGGGGAAGCCAAATGA
- a CDS encoding ABC transporter substrate-binding protein, translating to MTQRFALATVVAACALACTTVHADTTIRLFAGGSGQRPDLVRKALDAYEKSHPGVKVQMETGGATSEQQRQYLSTLLNAKDASIDVFMIDIVNPAQYLTAGWIAPLDPYVGAADSAMKPYLPVYAKADVVGGKVAALPGFADGMFMYYRKDLLQKYQLPEPKTWDELAKSARVILDKEHNASLQGLSVQGAPIEGAVCTFLLPYWSQGKELTDAAGKLTLDKPAAVASMKMWTGLMDAGVVKKNVAEVKTADTVNEFKAGHAVYAVNWGFAWNHFEADADSTVKGKVGVMPLPAMSNGKSTTCVGGWQWAVSAFSARKAESAKLIQYLSSPPVAKLLAVQGSLLPVFAETYQDAEVVAKNPWFKSAGDILGQTGHARPVTPRYSEVSDVIRTNTSAMLGRSLPVDEGVNQIEGRLRRVLR from the coding sequence ATGACCCAACGATTTGCCCTGGCGACCGTCGTCGCCGCTTGCGCGCTGGCGTGCACCACCGTTCATGCCGATACCACCATCCGCCTGTTCGCCGGCGGCTCCGGGCAGCGGCCCGACCTAGTACGCAAGGCGCTCGACGCCTATGAGAAAAGCCACCCGGGCGTGAAAGTCCAGATGGAAACGGGTGGCGCAACCTCCGAGCAGCAACGGCAGTATCTGTCGACCCTGCTCAATGCGAAGGACGCCTCCATCGACGTGTTCATGATCGACATCGTCAATCCGGCGCAGTACTTAACAGCCGGTTGGATTGCACCGCTCGATCCTTATGTGGGTGCCGCCGACAGCGCAATGAAGCCCTATCTGCCCGTCTACGCCAAGGCCGATGTGGTAGGTGGCAAGGTCGCCGCGCTGCCCGGCTTTGCCGACGGCATGTTCATGTACTACCGCAAGGATCTCCTGCAGAAATACCAGTTGCCCGAGCCCAAGACGTGGGACGAACTGGCCAAGAGCGCGCGCGTGATTCTGGACAAGGAGCACAATGCGTCCCTGCAAGGCCTGTCGGTACAAGGGGCGCCAATCGAAGGCGCGGTCTGCACATTCCTGCTGCCCTATTGGAGCCAAGGCAAAGAGCTGACCGACGCAGCCGGCAAGCTGACGCTCGATAAACCTGCCGCCGTCGCCAGCATGAAGATGTGGACTGGACTGATGGATGCGGGCGTGGTCAAGAAGAACGTAGCCGAGGTCAAGACGGCCGATACCGTCAATGAGTTCAAGGCAGGACACGCAGTCTATGCGGTCAATTGGGGCTTTGCCTGGAACCACTTCGAGGCCGATGCCGATTCGACCGTCAAGGGCAAGGTGGGCGTGATGCCGCTGCCGGCCATGAGCAACGGCAAGAGCACAACATGCGTTGGCGGCTGGCAATGGGCCGTGTCAGCGTTTTCTGCGCGGAAGGCAGAGTCTGCAAAGCTGATCCAGTACCTATCGTCGCCGCCGGTCGCCAAGCTCCTGGCGGTCCAGGGGTCATTGCTGCCGGTGTTTGCCGAGACTTATCAGGATGCCGAGGTCGTGGCCAAAAATCCCTGGTTCAAATCCGCAGGCGACATCCTCGGGCAGACAGGTCATGCCCGGCCTGTCACGCCGCGCTATAGCGAAGTGTCCGACGTCATCCGGACCAACACATCAGCCATGCTTGGTCGTTCGCTTCCGGTCGACGAGGGTGTCAACCAGATTGAAGGCCGGCTGCGGCGCGTGTTGCGCTAA
- a CDS encoding ABC transporter ATP-binding protein: protein MATVIFDKVVKAYDNGVTVLHDINLDVKNGEFVVFVGPSGCGKSTLMRMLAGLENVTQGEIAIDGRRVDGLAPREREIAMVFQDYALYPHKTVFENMAFGLRLRKMPKAEIESRVNEAAEMLQLKHLLDRKPRNLSGGQRQRVAMGRAIVRNAKVFLFDEPLSNLDAKLRNEMRVEIKKLHRKLGATMIYVTHDQVEAMTLADRIAVLSGGYVVQYGTPDEIYNAPRTTFVAGFTGSPPMNLLELDVSGSVAKAGGIEIPVPETVSRSLVGTAKRRVTFGVRPECVGLADDSQPVNGPVCHVRARVVVTEPLGAETLCTFDAGGQNLVARLAPDVQLEPGTETRLAIALSKSHWFDIESGVTLMPRNVN from the coding sequence ATGGCGACAGTCATCTTCGACAAGGTGGTCAAGGCCTACGACAACGGCGTGACTGTCCTGCATGACATCAACTTGGATGTAAAGAACGGCGAGTTCGTCGTGTTCGTTGGACCTTCCGGTTGCGGCAAGTCGACGCTGATGCGCATGCTGGCCGGCCTGGAAAACGTGACGCAAGGCGAGATTGCGATCGATGGCAGGCGAGTGGATGGGCTTGCCCCGCGCGAGCGCGAAATTGCGATGGTGTTCCAGGACTACGCGCTGTATCCGCACAAGACGGTGTTCGAAAACATGGCGTTCGGTCTGAGGCTGCGCAAGATGCCGAAGGCGGAAATCGAATCGCGCGTGAACGAGGCAGCCGAGATGCTGCAGCTCAAGCATCTGCTCGATCGCAAACCACGCAATCTTTCCGGGGGCCAACGCCAGCGTGTGGCCATGGGCCGGGCCATCGTGCGCAACGCCAAGGTATTTCTGTTCGACGAGCCGCTCTCGAATCTTGATGCCAAGCTGCGTAACGAAATGCGCGTAGAGATCAAGAAGCTGCACCGCAAGCTGGGCGCCACCATGATCTATGTGACGCATGACCAGGTGGAAGCGATGACGCTTGCGGACCGCATTGCCGTGCTGTCCGGCGGCTATGTGGTGCAGTACGGCACCCCCGACGAGATCTATAACGCTCCACGTACCACCTTCGTCGCTGGCTTTACCGGCTCCCCGCCCATGAACCTGCTCGAACTCGACGTGAGCGGTTCCGTGGCAAAGGCTGGTGGCATCGAGATCCCCGTCCCTGAGACTGTCTCGCGCAGCCTTGTCGGCACAGCAAAGCGTCGTGTGACATTCGGTGTGCGTCCGGAATGCGTTGGTTTGGCCGATGACAGCCAGCCGGTAAACGGCCCGGTGTGCCATGTCCGGGCACGCGTCGTGGTGACCGAACCGCTCGGTGCTGAAACGCTCTGCACGTTTGACGCCGGCGGGCAGAACCTTGTCGCCCGCCTTGCGCCCGACGTGCAGTTGGAACCCGGCACCGAGACGCGCCTTGCCATCGCGTTGTCGAAATCGCACTGGTTCGACATCGAATCCGGCGTAACGCTGATGCCTCGGAACGTCAACTGA
- a CDS encoding HpcH/HpaI aldolase family protein has protein sequence MKNESPIVNRFKTAIAGASVPVGTWLMSGAASTAEALGHAGFDWLVIDMEHVPIEFRDTWQLLQAVACTNAMPVVRLAANDAVLAKRALDMGAPTLMFPFVQNAEDARRAVASAKYPPEGTRGYAAMHRASRYGTWSRYSVEINDATACIVQLETPEAIAQLEEIAAVPGVDALFVGPGDLSAALGEIGNLQNERVQTMIFDAARRARAIGKPIGIVGPHPEMVGTFIQAGFNFVAIASDLGMMMRQAQAFLGQVKGQAVATASAGPY, from the coding sequence ATGAAGAACGAATCCCCCATCGTGAACCGGTTCAAAACGGCCATCGCAGGCGCTTCCGTACCCGTGGGAACGTGGTTGATGTCTGGTGCCGCCAGCACGGCGGAGGCGCTCGGCCATGCCGGCTTCGACTGGCTGGTGATTGATATGGAACACGTACCCATCGAGTTTCGTGACACATGGCAGCTTCTGCAAGCCGTGGCCTGTACGAACGCGATGCCGGTCGTCCGGCTGGCCGCCAACGACGCGGTGCTGGCAAAGCGTGCACTGGATATGGGTGCGCCCACGCTGATGTTCCCATTTGTCCAGAACGCAGAAGATGCCCGCCGCGCAGTAGCCTCTGCCAAGTACCCGCCAGAAGGTACGCGCGGCTACGCGGCCATGCACCGCGCAAGCCGCTACGGCACCTGGAGCCGCTACAGCGTCGAGATTAATGACGCGACCGCCTGCATCGTCCAACTGGAAACGCCGGAAGCAATCGCGCAACTGGAAGAGATTGCCGCTGTGCCGGGTGTGGACGCCCTCTTCGTTGGGCCCGGTGATCTGTCGGCAGCGCTGGGCGAAATCGGCAATCTTCAGAACGAGCGTGTACAGACGATGATTTTTGATGCCGCGCGGCGCGCCCGTGCAATCGGCAAGCCCATCGGCATCGTCGGTCCCCACCCCGAAATGGTTGGGACGTTCATTCAGGCTGGCTTCAACTTCGTAGCCATAGCTTCCGATCTGGGGATGATGATGCGGCAGGCCCAGGCTTTCCTGGGCCAAGTGAAAGGCCAGGCTGTGGCCACTGCATCTGCTGGTCCGTACTGA
- a CDS encoding IlvD/Edd family dehydratase, translating to MRSFAHRQRLQQMGLRREEFMSRPVIAIINTWSDLSPCHAHLRERAEAVKRGILQAGGMPFELPAMSLGEVMVKPTTMLYRNFLAMEAEELLMSLPIDGAVLMGGCDKTTPGLLMGALSADLPCIFVPAGPMLSDRHRGMSVGAGTHTKKFWDEYQAGNIDQPEWIALEARMTRAPGTCNTMGTASTMTSITEAMGFTLPGASSIPAMDAAHTRMASASGARIVDMVWEDLRPSTFFNERSVRNGVVTYMALGGSTNAAIHLIAVAGRGGVPLTLETIERQGQGVPVLANIFPSGDRLMEDLYYAGGLPALLLQIREKLALECMTVNGRTLGDNLQAASCSDAQTIRGAENPVTEGRALAVLTGNLAPSGAVIKPSAASAKFLKHVGPALVFDSIAEMNARIHDPDLDVDENTVLVLRNGGPVGAPGMPEWGNLPIPRKLLEAGVRDMVRLSDARMSGTHYGTCVLHIAPEAAVGGPLALLQTGDLVELDVTAGRIDMHVSEAELQRRREAWRPATPAVKRGYTRIFLDHVRQANEGCDFDFLMGHETPVEPSIF from the coding sequence ATGCGGTCGTTCGCGCACCGCCAGCGCCTGCAGCAGATGGGATTGCGCCGTGAGGAATTCATGTCGCGGCCCGTCATTGCCATCATCAATACCTGGAGCGATCTGTCGCCGTGCCACGCCCACCTGCGCGAACGTGCCGAGGCAGTCAAGCGCGGCATCCTGCAGGCAGGCGGCATGCCTTTCGAGTTGCCCGCGATGTCGCTGGGCGAAGTCATGGTCAAGCCGACAACCATGCTGTACCGCAACTTCCTCGCCATGGAGGCAGAGGAATTGTTGATGTCGCTGCCCATAGACGGTGCTGTCCTGATGGGCGGCTGCGACAAGACGACACCGGGTCTGTTGATGGGCGCCCTCAGCGCCGATCTGCCATGCATTTTTGTGCCGGCCGGCCCGATGCTCAGTGATCGCCATCGCGGCATGTCGGTCGGCGCCGGCACGCATACCAAGAAATTCTGGGACGAATACCAGGCAGGTAACATCGATCAGCCGGAGTGGATTGCGTTGGAAGCCCGCATGACGCGCGCGCCCGGCACCTGCAACACGATGGGAACGGCCAGCACGATGACCTCGATCACAGAGGCGATGGGCTTCACTCTGCCTGGTGCGAGCAGCATTCCCGCCATGGATGCCGCCCATACGCGTATGGCATCGGCCAGTGGCGCGCGCATCGTCGACATGGTGTGGGAAGACCTGCGGCCGAGCACATTCTTCAACGAGCGTTCGGTGCGCAACGGCGTTGTCACCTACATGGCGCTGGGCGGTTCGACCAACGCTGCAATCCACCTGATTGCGGTGGCAGGCCGCGGCGGCGTGCCCCTCACCCTGGAGACCATTGAACGCCAAGGTCAAGGGGTGCCTGTGTTGGCCAATATTTTTCCATCAGGCGACCGCCTGATGGAGGACCTCTACTACGCGGGTGGGCTGCCCGCCCTGCTACTGCAGATTCGGGAAAAACTGGCCCTGGAATGCATGACGGTCAACGGCCGCACGTTGGGCGACAACCTTCAAGCCGCATCCTGCAGCGATGCGCAGACCATTCGCGGCGCGGAAAATCCCGTGACCGAGGGGCGCGCGCTTGCGGTTCTGACGGGCAATCTGGCCCCTTCAGGTGCTGTCATTAAGCCAAGCGCGGCCAGCGCGAAGTTCCTCAAACATGTCGGTCCGGCACTTGTGTTTGACTCAATTGCTGAGATGAACGCGCGCATCCATGACCCTGATCTCGACGTCGATGAGAACACTGTGCTGGTCTTGCGCAATGGCGGGCCAGTCGGCGCCCCGGGTATGCCGGAATGGGGCAACCTGCCGATTCCGCGCAAGCTGCTAGAGGCAGGCGTGCGTGACATGGTGCGCCTGTCTGACGCCCGGATGAGTGGCACGCATTACGGCACCTGTGTCCTGCACATCGCTCCGGAGGCCGCTGTTGGCGGGCCGCTCGCCTTGCTGCAGACCGGCGATCTTGTCGAGCTCGATGTGACTGCCGGCCGCATCGATATGCATGTGAGCGAGGCGGAACTGCAACGCCGACGCGAGGCATGGCGACCTGCCACACCCGCAGTCAAGCGTGGCTATACGCGCATCTTCCTGGACCACGTGCGCCAGGCCAACGAAGGATGCGACTTCGATTTTCTGATGGGCCATGAAACGCCCGTCGAGCCGTCCATTTTCTAG